Proteins from a genomic interval of Salvelinus sp. IW2-2015 linkage group LG14, ASM291031v2, whole genome shotgun sequence:
- the LOC111973196 gene encoding brefeldin A-inhibited guanine nucleotide-exchange protein 1: MIKESGATTGPVPGAKFSHILQKDAFLVFRSLCKLSMKPLSDGPPDPKSHELRSKVLSLQLLLSILQNAGPVFKTNEMFINAIKQYLCVALSKNGVSSIPEVFSLSLSIFLTLLSHFKTHLKMQIEVFFKEIFLYILETSTSSYDHKWMVIQTLTRICADAQGVVDIYVNYDCDLNAANIFERLVNDLSKIAQGRAGHELGTTPIQELTLRKKGLECLVSILKCMVEWSKDQYVNPNSQTSLGKRLTKLQLP; the protein is encoded by the exons ATGATCAAG GAGTCAGGGGCGACCACAGGCCCAGTACCAGGTGCTAAGTTCTCCCATATTCTCCAGAAGGATGCCTTCCTAGTGTTTAGATCGCTCTGCAAGCTGTCCATGAAGCCTCTGTCAGATGGACCGCCAGACCCAAA GTCCCACGAGCTGCGCTCCAAGGTGCTGTCCCTTCAGCTGCTGCTGTCCATCCTGCAGAACGCTGGGCCCGTCTTCAAGACCAACGAGATGTTCATCAACGCCATCAAGCAGTACCTGTGTGTGGCGCTGTCTAAGAACGGCGTCTCCTCCATCCCAGAGgtcttctcgctctcgctctccatcttcctcaccctcctctcccactTCAAGACCCACCTGAAGATGCAGATTGAG GTGTTCTTCAAGGAGATTTTCCTGTACATTCTGGAGACGTCCACAAGCTCCTACGACCATAAATGGATGGTCATACAGACCCTCACCAGAATATGTGCag ATGCCCAGGGTGTGGTAGATATCTATGTGAATTATGATTGTGACTTGAATGCTGCTAATATCTTTGAGAGGCTGGTGAATGACCTGTCGAAGATCGCACAGGGCCGGGCAGGCCACGAGCTCGGCACAACACCAATCCAA GAGTTGACCCTGAGGAAGAAAGGCCTGGAGTGTCTGGTGTCCATCTTGAAGTGTATGGTAGAGTGGAGTAAGGACCAGTATGTCAACCCCAACTCCCAGACCAGCCTTGGTAAGAGACTGACCAAACTACAGTTACCCTGA
- the LOC111973514 gene encoding brefeldin A-inhibited guanine nucleotide-exchange protein 1-like → MLDSEMLWKCLTLEMLVDFVRVFQYLQEQGMLGTTPEDLAQFLHQEERLDSTQVGEFLGDNDRFNKEVMYAYVDQMDFQGKDFVYALRTFLEGFRLPGEAQKIDRLMEKFAARYLECNQGQTEFASADTAYVLAYSIIMLTTDLHSPQVKNKMTKEQYIKMNRGINDSKDLPEEYLSAIYDEIAGKKIAMKETKEITLKSNKHSVASEKQRRLLYNVEMEQMAKTAKALMEAVSHVQAPFTSATHLEHVRPMFKLAWTPFLAAFSVGLQDCDDTEVAFLCLEGIRFAIRIACIFTIQLERDAYIQALARFTLLTASSGITEMKQKNIDTIKTLITVAHTDGNYLGTSWHEIMKCISQLELAQLIGTGVKARYISGTVRGKEGFITSTKEQSNDEYLGLGQEKPSEQETNETKAPETINRYGSINSLDSTASSGIGSYSTQMSGTDNPEQFEVLKQQKEIIEQGIDL, encoded by the exons ATGCTTGATTCTGAGATGCTGTGGAAATGCTTGACGCTGGAGATGCTTG TGGACTTTGTGCGGGTTTTCCAGTACCTCCAGGAGCAAGGTATGCTGGGAACCACCCCGGAGGACCTCGCTCAGTTCCTGCACCAGGAGGAGAGGCTGGACTCG ACTCAGGTGGGTGAGTTCCTGGGGGACAATGATCGCTTCAATAAAGAGGTCATGTATGCCTATGTGGACCAGATGGACTTCCAAGGCAAGGACTTTGTCTACGCTCTCAGAACATTCCTCGAGGGCTTCCGTCTCCCGGGAGAGGCTCAGAAGATCGACAGGCTCATGGAGAAATTCGCTGCGAGATACCTAGAATGCAACCAGGG acAAACCGAGTTTGCGAGTGCAGACACTGCATACGTCCTTGCCTACTCAATCATTATGTTGACAACAGACCTTCATAGTCCACAG GTGAAGAACAAGATGACTAAAGAGCAATACATCAAGATGAACAGAGGGATCAACGACAGCAAGGATCTACCGGAGGAATATCTGTCTGCCATCTACGACGAGATCGCAGGGAAGAAGATCGCTATGAAGGAGACCAAGGAAATTACTCTGAAATCCAACAAGCACA GTGTGGCCAGTGAGAAGCAGAGGCGGCTGCTGTATAATGTAGAGATGGAGCAGATGGCTAAGACAGCCAAGGCCCTGATGGAGGCAGTCAGTCACGTCCAGGCTCCCTTCACCAGCGCCACCCACCTGGAGCACGTCAGACCCATGTTCAAGCTGGCCTGGACCCCGTTCCTAGCAGCCTTCAGTGTGGGCCTCCAGGACTGTGACGACACTGAGGTGGCTTTTCTCTGTCTGGAGGGAATACGCTTTGCCATCCGGATAGCCTGCATCTTCACCATACAG ctgGAGCGGGATGCGTACATCCAGGCCCTGGCACGGTTCACCCTGCTCACAGCCAGCTCTGGCATCACTGAGATGAAGCAGAAGAACATCGACACCATCAAGACTCTCATCACCGTCGCCCACACAGACGGGAACTACCTGGGCACCTCCTGGCACGAG ATAATGAAGTGTATCAGTCAGTTGGAGCTGGCCCAGCTGATCGGGACGGGGGTGAAGGCCAGGTACATCTCAGGGACGGTTCGGGGGAAAGAGGGCTTCATCACCAGCACCAAGGAGCAGAGCAACGATGAATACCTGGGCCTGG GTCAGGAGAAGCCCTCGGAGCAGGAGACCAATGAGACGAAGGCCCCAGAGACCATCAACCGCTACGGAAGCATCAACTCCCTGGACTCCACAGCCTCGTCGGGCATCGGGAGCTACAGTACACAGATGTCAGGGACAGACAACCCAGAGCAGTTTGAGGTTCTCAAACAACAGAAGGAGATCATTGAGCAGGGCATCGACCTGTAA
- the LOC111973515 gene encoding brefeldin A-inhibited guanine nucleotide-exchange protein 1-like produces the protein MDELASPTHPRMFSLQKIVEISYYNMGRIRLQWSRIWEVIGDHFNKVGCNPNEDVAIFAVDSLRQLSMKFLEKGELANFRFQKDFLRPFEHIMKKNRSPTIRDMVVRCIAQMVNSQAGNIRSGWKNIFSVFHLAASDQDESIVELAFQTTGHISTNVFEKHFPATIDSFQDAVKCLSEFACNASFPDTSMEAIRLIRHCAKYVSDRPQAFKDYTSDDMNVAPEDRVWVRGWFPILFELSCIINRCKLDVRTRGLTVMFEVMKTYGHTFEKHWWQDLFRIVFRIFDNMKLPEQQTEKAEWMTTTCNHALYAISDVFTQYFESLSDVLLDDILAQLYWCVQQGEDSHLQAWVYTEYTSIQAWVYTEYTSIQSWVYTEYTSICLSL, from the exons GCCCACACACCCCCGCATGTTCAGCCTGCAGAAGATAGTGGAGATCTCCTACTACAACATGGGACGTATCAGACTGCAGTGGTCCAGGATCTGGGAGGTCATTGGAGACCACTTCAACAAG GTTGGTTGTAACCCCAACGAGGACGTGGCTATCTTTGCCGTGGATTCTCTCCGGCAGCTGTCCATGAAGTTTCTAGAGAAGGGAGAGCTGGCGAACTTCAGGTTCCAGAAGGACTTTCTGAGGCCTTTCGAGCACATCATGAAAAAGAACAG aTCTCCAACGATCAGGGACATGGTGGTGCGCTGTATAGCCCAGATGGTCAACTCACAGGCGGGGAACATCCGGTCGGGCTGGAAGAACATCTTCTCAGTGTTCCACCTGGCTGCCTCGGACCAGGACGAGAGCATCGTAGAGCTAGCCTTCCAGACCACGGGGCACATCTCCA cgAATGTATTTGAGAAGCACTTCCCAGCCACCATAGACTCCTTCCAGGATGCAGTCAAGTGTCTGTCTGAGTTCGCCTGCAACGCCTCCTTCCCGGACACCAGCATGGAGGCCATCCGCCTCATCCGACACTGCGCCAAATACGTCTCTGACAGGCCCCAG GCGTTCAAAGACTATACCAGTGATGATATGAATGTAGCCCCAGAGGACCGGGTGTGGGTGAGGGGGTGGTTCCCCATCCTCTTTGAGCTGTCCTGCATCATCAACAGGTGTAAACTGGACGTCAGGACCAG gggTCTGACGGTGATGTTTGAGGTGATGAAGACCTATGGACACACCTTTGAGAAACACTGGTGGCAGGATCTGTTCAGGATCGTCTTCAGGATCTTTGACAACATGAAGCTGCCTGAGCAGCAAACTGAG AAAGCAGAGTGGATGACGACCACCTGTAACCACGCACTTTACGCCATCTCTGACGTGTTCACGCAGTACTTTGAGTCTCTCAGTGACGTCCTGCTGGATGACATCCTGGCCCAGCTGTACTGGTGTGTTCAGCAAGGTGAGGACAGCCACCTTCAGGCCTGGGTTTATACCGAGTACACCTCCATTCAGGCCTGGGTTTATACCGAGTACACCTCCATTCAGTCCTGGGTTTATACCGAGTACACCTCCATTTGCTTATCACTTTAA